AACCAATGGTTACACATGCCTGAACTCGAAGTTTGGCAACTGCTGCTCACCCTATGGATTCTGGTAAAATCCCCTCCAACGACCGTGACGATGAGAAAGACACGGCTGACGATTCTACCCCTTAACACAGCGGCTCAAGCCTCACGTACTGCGGAACGGCATGCCAATCGGGCTTCGGGTCCTGCGCGCCGCAGGTTTCGGGCGTGAGTGACACCACTAACGGGCTTTGCGGTAGCCAATATAAGGCAACCTGCAAGAATTATGGCCAGAAGACGTGCTGCTCCCAATACGGCTACTGGTAAGTTGATGCACTTCCCTTGTTTGCCCCCTTGACCGGTTCCTCGGCGCATGAGCATGTTTGCCATCCGGAGGCAGGAAACGTTCAATAATGGCGAATACTGACGAGAACGCTGCAGCGGAAGCTCTACAACGCACTGCGGAGTAGGATGCCAGTCGCTTTTTGGGACCTGTAATTGATCGGGACATGTTTGTTGCGCAACATATATTGATTGCCTGCATCTTCATCGAGactggccgccgccacgctCGCACGACATGGGCGATCATCGGGggatctccttctcctggccgtcggcggtaGGTGCGATCTTGCGAGGATCCCCTTGCTCTGCAATATGTCGCGCAGCACTTGACAACGAACATGAGGGGGAAGATTCGCAAACCTGGGCTGGATTATGTTTGTTTTTTTCGGGCAGTCGGGCGATGGAACCGGTAGAAACCACCCTTCTCCAGTCCCGTCGCGGAGGCGACTGGCTTTTCAATGATGCCAAGGCTGTTGGCGAGGATGCATTGCGACCTAGCTCCCAGCTACTACCACCTTACTCCTACGATCTCTacggccgagaagctggacTGAAAATGAGGGGAAAGACGCGACTTAGGTGCATCGTGGCAAAAGCGCAGGGAGGAAACACAGTTGGATATTGCAGGATGTCGGTCGGACCGAGGACAAACCCAAGGCGGGAGGGAGAGGCAAATAGGATAATGATAACACCTAATCGAGTAAGAGCGTATGCGACATGTCTCAACCCCCGCTGCGTTTGCGAAATTTCATCACGGAGCCTCGTGCTTTGTCTAGACCGACTCTATTTCCCCGAATGGGCCATGTCTAGGGTAACCTTTACATGCAACGGTTTCGTCTTTCCTGACCACCTTCCGGATACGAGGAGTTCCGAGGAGACTTTGCCGTGTGTAGTATCGAGGGAGACTCAACCAACGTGACCGACGCCTTTTGGAAAGCTGAAGGCTGATATCAAGCACTATACACCGACCATGCGACATTACGAAAAGTAGAAcatcccctccccgccccggggggggggtgaaTGTTGCCCTTGCCGAGGGAGAATACATCGAGCTTGCTGGACCCGAATCAAAGACGCAAGGTAACCTGAACGTCATGAAGCTTCTCACCCACTTACTGACGAGGTAATTACTTGAATAGGAAACAAGATATCTAGGGAGACTAATAGCCTGTGTGTAAGGGAAAACAGGACGCAAGATGGGTGAGCACCATCGCCAAGTCTCAAGTTTAAACCCTCATTTCCCCCGAGTCAGAGGTCGAGTGCCGCTTGGGGGGCGAAGACGATTTGCTTGACGCGTACGCTCCTCGCAAACACTTAGCACACTGACACAGACGCGcagagggaaagagaggaaTAGAGGTAGAGAGGCTTTGACAAAACCGCCATGCCGCCCAGCCTGACGGGTCATTTAGCGGCATCAGCTAGTCCAGCGGAGCTGGGTGAGGACTCTCATCTTATTTTTGGCACCGTCCGGCGACACCAAACGCTCCGCTAGCGTGATTTAGCACGGAACCTGTCATTCGATCTTTTTTTCTGCTGGAAAGTGACAAACGGAGACCCGAGATGACGATGCGTGCGGTCAGTGCCAACTGGACCAGACGGAGGGGGTGGTGAGGACTCAGTGGAGGGAGCAGCGCAGCACAACAACATTccgtgggggtggggggggggggggggggggggggagagagagcaaTCGATGGTGGCTCACCCAACCGATGGCCGCCTAGCGATCGTCACCGGTCAGGTCTTGATTTGGTAGGGGATTTGAAAGGCATGGCTCGCCCGTGTGCTATGGTGCATACACGAAAGCGATTTGTGTCATTCGTGTCGCCCCCATTCTTCTTCTGTATGGGCAAAAAGGTCTTTGGGCACCGCTCTctctggcctggcctggcctggcctggccgctgccgctgctgcttgGTTGCTGCGGATATTGCCTGGCGGGCGGGCGTGCCGACGTCCAACCCGAGTCCTTCATTCTGCCGGTCCATCGGACGAAAtgcttcctccccccttccctaGCGCTGTTTCTCACCTTATTTCACCTTTTGCCCCGACTTCGACTTTCCCATGCTGCTCCGCAACCATTGACTTTCCGACCCCTGATCGAGGTTCACACTAGAAAACCgaccccccttcccccctggCCTTACGTAGCTCCCCCAAAATGCCAAGAGCCAGCACCTTGGAAAACCTGACCCTAGCTAATGCAGGAACTAGGATGCCGCGTGTCTAGCGCAGAAACAGTCTAACTTCGGCGCCCTGAAGGTGGGGAGTGGGGCCGCTTCCGCCGCCGAGTTGTTGTGAAGGCCCCGGTCACTTCGCCCGATGCACTACCGGGGGTTTGGATAAATGAATATGTGCATATTTCCTTGCCGGTGGATGCTTCGGCTTAAGGAGGGGGCGTGTGCGTCCTTTCCCGCGGTTTCCCGTTTTTaccaccaacaccaaacCAAAGTCACTCTCGCACCATCAACTCtacacccccctcccagtTTCCATTTCGTACCTCTTTTCTCCTCTACCGCTAGCAACTGCACTTGCTCACAACTCGGATTACTCTCATCATCGCAACGACATGCAAGCCGATTCCTCACTTCTACCCGCCcagccctctctctctcgcggtCCGCCTCATCCATCATACAGTTACACTCGGGGCTTGAAGTTGGCACTGGTGGTTGGACcgggggggcaggggggtCAACTTTGAAGCATGGCGCTTCCATCGATGGTGTGATGGTGCATCAGCGGCACGACTTTCTTCTTCTACGACTCCCCACCCAAAACACCTGACCACTACCACAacaccacacacacgcgcgcgcacgTACGTACGTACCGCGAAATACGACTCTCAACCTTTCCGGGTCTACCGCCAAACGTTTGCCTAGCCGgctggcagcagcagatTCGAAAGCCGAAGCCCTGGTTTTGTCTGCGTAGGGGTCTCTCATAAAGCAGAGAAGAAAGCGTTGTCAGCTGTAATTACCCAATGCAGACAGGACAACAGGCGGATGAGGACAAGAATGAAAAGAAGGGTCCTCTTGGCCGGGTTTGACCCTCAACCGCTTGGGTCCTGACATACTTTTTGTCCTGGTCTCGGCTGCTTGAGGCCGTGCCACCCTCTCAGACAAACCGTTAAAGGGGCCGATATTGGATGTAGATCCGACGATGTAAGCGCCCGTGACAAGTCGAGGCGAGACGAGTCGAGTCAAGTCCAGGTGTCGTTCGAGCTGAGTCAATGCCAACCATCATCCCATCCTTCCAGTCGTCCGAAGTTTCTTACGGACAGGTTGCAGCATGAACCGTAGGTGCGGCTGCATTGGCTTCTTCCCATTAGGCTGCTTTGTTCATCCGGAAGCTGTCGGTCAgcgtccgcgtccgcgtccgTGGACGGGGAACAGATGGTGCCTCGCGCAAAAACGCACAaccgtgtgtgtgtgtgtgcctgACCGACGGCAACAACACCGCGGCTCcagctctccctcccctcccctggcCTTGTCGAAGCTCACCGGCTGGGTGCCCAGAAATCAAGCTTACTTGCGTGTGGAGAATGAGATGTCTCCATCTGCATGGAGCAGGCATGCATGCAGTGTACAGACTACGCAAAAACTCTCTGATGCTCGCACCTACAGGTACTGTGCAACAATTCGTGGAGCCGGCGAATCCATAAACACGGGCTTGGCAAGCCGGGGTTGCTGTGACTTGATTCGATTCACAGCTGTCTGCTaagctgctgcagcaacAACCTTGAGATGGTGGTCTTTTTGCCTCTCGGATCCTTCCACATAGCTTGCTTCTGCAGACAGAGAAAAGAGGTTGATGTGTCGTCTGTCTGAATCGAGACGCAATCCCGGCAAGGCGAGCAAAAGCCCAGGTCTAACCCAGGCTCCCAGCCAACACGCTGCATCTGCGGCTCTTCTTCCCAgccttttttctcttccccctcctcccgcctcTCCGGACCAGACCATTGAAGCGAAGATCAGCCGCGAAAACTACCGGAAGAGTCCTGCCTGGATACCTTTGTGTGCCCCTCCCTCTAacccttcccctccccccacccctcctcccggcTGTTAACCCACGCCCAAAAATACCTTTCACGGCTGCACGATGCAACTCGTACTCTCAAGCAGCGGTGTCCTGAAGTTGAAACTGACGTGTTCATTGTACAGGGGTTAGCGGGGCATCACTGCGCTAAGCAGATGGACCGGATCACCCAATATCGAGGCCCAACCCTGGTCGACCAAAGTCGACGCCGTTCCCCTTGTCTTGCTTAGCGAGCGGCTCCCGCCTTGGGGTGTAGCACCGACCGTGCGTGAGCGTCTCCTGCTGCGCCAGTTTGGGACGCCTCTTCATTCGTGCGTGcgggtttttttttttgttgtgTATGTTTCTTTTTGTTCCCGAATGTGTTGCTGTTTTCTTCCGTTTCCATGCCACACGGCTCCAAGTCGTCGTTTGACGCCACATCACACCCCGGACGTAGCCGTGCCTTTTCGAGACATGAAGGCCGTTCCATGAGCGACTTCGTACCGCCCATACCCTTGCTTCGCTTGATGAATACCTTGCTGGTCTACTTACTTGGTTGTAAACCGTCAGCCTATGGCGATCATGGCGCTCCTCGGGTTCAAGCGAATCTGCCGGACGACAGCCAGCAGCGGCAACAGCAATACACAGACGCCGAGTACTGGACAACCATGTGCCAAGCGACCGGCGTCAACAAAGGGGCGTGTGAACGGCCCTTCAACCGTGGGTGCTGCTattcatccatccatccatccatccatccacctgCAGCCGCCGCTGTGTGTTGCTGAAGCCAtggtttttctttctttctctttctcatTCGAACATGGGCTGCCTGTCTCATCTCCACTACCAACCACACGCATGTTTGGAGGCAACGGGAACAACTTCAGCTTGCTCCGCTTGCCGGCCCTaattccctcccccctgctTGTTACACATTCTCATATTGCCATGAGATGGCGCCGGATGGCGTTCGATGTACCTCGTGGCCGTTTGAGTGGGCGGGAGTCGACTTCGCCCCGGCTTGCCTCATGCTGCTTGCCCAGCTGACGCTAGATGTCATGTCATTGTCGCCATGCCCAAACCTTTCCGTTGTCCACTCAGCTCACAACTGCACCGAGGCGATAGTCTGTACTTGCGAGACATCACCGTATGTCGTTCCCGTCAGAAAGCAAGTCCTGTCGGTTGATAGCGGCGAATTCTGGCGGTCCATGCCCACCACACCCCCCCGGCCGAGCTGCCCACCACCGGCACCGCTCGACTCTACCTTAGCCAGAGAAGGGCTTTGATTCCGAACCAGACTGCTGGTCGGGCCATCCTCTTCGTGAGCCTAGCTCCAAAGTCCAGCCTGGGTCCGCTGTGTGCTGATGTTGCCTTCTTCTACCCATGCCGGgccctctttttcttcttacCATCCTTTCCCACAGGAATAAAGATTCGTCCTCCACTTCTCACTTTTCActttcctcctcttctccgcTAGGAACTTTGCTCTGTTGCCTCCGGCGCTCATCACATTCGTTTTGTTGTTGGCCCGACTCCCAGGATCTTGCTTAGATCCCTGACATCCCCATCTTGCCCTCCCCCCGCCTTCGTCCATAGTCTCTCTCACGCACATACTCCCTCTCTATCTGCGTTGCGTGTTCCCGATACtcttcttgtcgttgtcgagcTCTTTTGGTTGAATACTGTTCACCCTTCACTACCATCGTGTACTCGAACGACATCGACATGCGTCACCCGCCTGCACCCCCTCCACCCATTGGGGAGATCAGCCGCCCTCCTCTGTCTCCCCTCTCTGGAGTAACTACACCAGCTCGCAGCCAGCGTAGTCTGTCTATTCCGCGGCCCTTTGGATCCCGAATCCAGTCGCAGGGCTCGGTAAGTCGATCTTGTCTCCTCTGCTTGGCCTGTCAATGTACTGACCCAGCAGTCTGTTGTTGGTTTCACCACGGAAGACTTACCCTTTGGCGTCCGTACACCCGGTTCCGTCGGCCATCGATCATGGCAATCTCGCGGAGGCGagtccgccgcctccttccaGTCGTCTGTTATGCAGGAGGAGGCAAAACTCAGATGGGACTCTGACTCGGAGCTGAAGATGGTGTCCAAGTCCCTGTTGAGGTTCCAGAAGTGGTGTCTGCTCATCGGCTTGCTCTGTATCAATGCGGCGCTCATCTACGTGTCGTTCACGTACCACGTCGCCCACTACTTTTTCATGGTTCTTCTCAGCTCCAACACGGTGCTTCAGTTCATCATGATCGTCTTCATCCTTGGTCACTTTATCTTCAAAaccatcttcttctgcttccgCCGCAAGGAGAAGGTGCCGGAAACCCCCGAGAGAATGGTCATGCTTCTGCCCTGCTACAACGAGACCCTGGAGGAGCTTACCAGGTCCTTGGACTCTCTCGTCGTGCAGAAGAACATCGACGACCACCCGCGCATgatcttcatcgtcgtcgatggtAACGTCAAGGGCGCTGGTATGGCCAAGACCACCCAGGAGTATCTCCTCCAGGACATCCTCGAGCCTGGCCCGACGCGCTTCTTCGAGAACGGCTACCGCGCCCGCGACGGCCTCTTCATGCCGACCAAGATCCAGACCGGTTACTACAAGGGCATCCCGTACGTCTTCGTCGGCAAGCGTTACAACCAGGGCAAGCGTGACAGCTTGTGCTTTGCTCGGTCGTTCCTCTACCACTTCCACAAGCGCTCCATCAACGTCATGACCATGTTCAGCAACGAGCTGTTCGAGCACCTGGGCAACGCCTTCGTCTCCCAGGGTATCGATAACGCCGAGTACCTGGTGGGAATGGACGCCGATACTGTGTTTGACGAGTACTGCATCTGGGAGATGTTGAGGGAGATCCGCAAGAACCCcaagctcgtcggcgtctgcGGCCACGTCTGCGTCGACTACGACGGCAGGAACTGGGGTCTCTGGTCGCTGTACCAGTCGGTCGAGTACTCGCAGACCCAGGGCCTCCGTCGCATGTTCCAGTCCCGCATCACCGGAAAGGTCAACTGTCTCCCTGGATGTTGTCAGCTGATCAAGATCGACGAGGCTACCTTTGGCGACGAAGTCCTCCGCCAGCGGTTCGGATACTGCCCCAAGCCCAACGACCTCATGACGCAGCACATCATGGGCAACTACTCCGAAGACTCGATCCACGCcagcatcatcttctcgctCTTCCCTCAGCGCCAGACCGCCCAGGCCCTCCGCGCCAAGGCTTTCACCATCGTGCCCCAGGACTGGAAGGTTTTCCTGTCGCAGCGCAAGCGTTGGGCCCTCGGCTCCATTTCCAACGAGTTCGTCATGATCTTCCGCCCCGGCATCATCCCCATCGAGCGTCTCCAGTCCATCATCGCTGTCATGACCTGGTTCATCACTCccttcatcatggccgccgtcatTGCTTTGATCATCATTCTCATtcgccgcggcgacgagcttgTCCGAGATCCGGTTTTCATGTCGCTGTTCGCTCTTCTCCTGTTCAGATACGTAAGTTGTTCCTTTTTCAGTGAAACTTTCTCCCTtgcctcgaggccaagggtATCCCCCACAAATTGAGACAACGGTTTCTGACTGGATTGTGTCGCAGATCTACTCCTTCTGCATCGGTTTCTGGCTGCCGAGAAACATGCTCGAGCGCATGCAATACTTCGTGGGCTACTTCTTCCACCTCTGCACGTCGCCGTTCCTCAACATGATCATTCTCGGATACTCGCTCGTGTACTCTGACGATTTCAAGTGGGGCAAGACCcgcgaggtcgtcaagggagacgacgagaaggtcgacgccgagggcggaCGTGGCACTCTTTGAAAAAGCCCACCACCGCACCTTGTGGATGTGCGGGGGACGTCGCCCCAGATCTCACACCAAGACAGAACTCGGCTGCTCAGCTGACTGTCGTTCCGCCggggggggtttttttttttaattgTTCTGTCATTCAAGTGGCGTTTTTTTATCTGGTTGAGGCTGGAAAATATGGGAACACTAGACTCGTCAACCAGACGAATGGAATGATGAGGGTGTGGGAGACATGGGCCATTATTGGACGGGGACCGAAACAAAAAGAAGTTGACATGACACCATCATGTCTACAGAACATGCCGCCGTTCAGGAAACACGTATACTGGGGCTGCCTCGACCAGGATCGGGAAGCATTCATTCGTCTTTGCACACATCACACCAACAGGCTTCGACCGCCCATTTCACATAtccagagagagagggagagagtcGGGGCTGGGAAAATCGTACATACCGGGGCTTCTTGTACAGACGGTACTGGGGAACGAAAcggatggcgacgaggagccgAGCGCTGGCCCGGGTCCTGGGAACTTTTCGATTCTCTTCACGCTTTTCGATTCTTCACATTTTCACTTACATCCCATTGCACGTTGAGGTCGTGCCCGGTTATCCTCTTGAagtttctttttctcttatTTTAATGTAATGTTATGGGCCTGGCGGCCCCGTGGAATGACTCACGATACATACATACCACTTTCCCGAGGCATTACCATACACCGAATGGAACTCATGAACATGACACGAGACTCAACTCAACCACGGCCCATCTTTGTTGATCTATGCTGGATGTATTTGATGATTTCGTCGTTTTACGTGGCATCAGTCGCATATGGTGCAACCTTCGCTCaatgagaagaagaacgacATGCGTGGCGTAGTGACTCTCACAACAGGCACGCAAGAGGCGCAATGTGTGCGGACGCCACACCACACCTTGGAGTCAGAGGCCATTGAACACATGGCAGGCGGCCGGGAACGTCTATTGGAGACACCAGAAACGGTAATGATGGCGTCGCAAGGTGGCAGCTGAAGCCCGTCCATCGATTTTCATCACTCCCGTCACACGCGAATGAATCCATGATTCTATTCTCATTTGGTCGCAATGCTGAGAGGCGGTATACCCACTTCGCACCCGCTGCGCGATGTGAAGAAGAAATCCGTCGTCGTTCCGCTGTTTACCTTGGTAACAACGAGAACGTGTGTCCCGTCCGTGCTGCGCTTCGACCAACCCGCTCCTTTGGGACGAACCAGCTTAGCCCAGGATCTCGTCGCTTAATCCATCTCAAGGGCTCCGTCCGGGTCAGGGAGAGTCCAAGAACGACGTGCACGGGACGGGCGGGGGGCGCTTCATGTCTCCCGTTGCCACTGAAGACCACACCCGCTTGTTGCATCTCCccgcccgtcgtcgtgccGCGCCTCACGACGTCCGTGATTGTGGACGTGGGTaagggcgccgacggtgccAAGCCGTCCCGTCTCCGAGCCGCTCGAGGCCCTAAGCAAGATAGCGTgacgcgccgccgcgccgtcaagagatgggagagaaggacggggggtgtgtgtgccaTGGGAAGCCAGTGGGTGGGGCCATctgcgaataacctcatttcCACCGCTCTGGCTTGGCTGGCGCGCCAAAGGCTAGAATATGTACCCGAACCTCTCCGTCCACGATCTTCTGGGTATGCCGAGCAGCGCGGCCCGTTCTTGGCTCAGATGATATGTTTCGGGGGGCTTCTTGGCCCGATTCAAATGACCGATTCCGCCCCATCCACTCACCTTCTCCCGCTTTGATTCAGCCTCCCTCTTCAGAGACAGACACCGGGGGGCCCTGAGTCAGCACTGATCTTTTCCGTCGCGTGGGAAAGGATCACAGATCTGAGTCGAGAAAAACGAGCTGTGGATCACGACCGCCACCTGGCACGTAACGGTTCGGGGATCAATCTTGGACAAAGGCTTCGGTTCAATCGCAAAATTCAACCACACCGACGACAAGTGGAGCAGCGGAACATCAGACCACAAATTTCAGTCTGGAGGAATGTTGGAGGTCCACCTGGGGAAGCGTTCCGGGGCGGACCTCCCCTCGTCTCCCGTCGATCTCTCGCGAGTCCTAATATCATCCACAAAAAAGACCCCATTCAACAGAGTGCAGGACAGTGGGCTTTggtggagatggaggggacAGGACGAGGTCTCGAACGAACACCATCCTACCAACATACGCACGTATGTGCGTGTACTGACTGACCGGGCAGGCAATCCCAATCTCTCACCCCCTTGCCTGACGTTCTCGCCCGGTGCTATTTCTCACCATGAGAAGATTTGATGGGGTATTCCCAACTTGAAGGGAAACGAAATTGCGTTTGTCCCCAGAtattccccccccccctccaccctcaGAGAATGACAAAACTCAGGTAAGACAAATACACATAGACAGAAACATCCCGCTCCGGCTCGAAGCCCTGAGACCTGCCCGTTTCACCCCTCATCTCATCTAAACCCGTCGCCGTATTCGAGCCACAATTACCGGTACGAGGTCTCACAGGCTGCTCGGTTCCTTGACAAGGCAGTGGGCGTGCCTTGGGAAGCTTGTTTGAGTGTGTCACAACAACGACggcatggggggggggggggttgtgggCTGTGAATACGGGACCAGGGGCACTCAGTACTGACAAAATGAATACCGCCATCATCATAGCCATCATGCCGGCCGGCTTCTTGGCATCAGTCTCATATCGAACGAAGGATATCTGTCCGGCGGTGGAGCTGAAGGAAGAAATTTTTTCTCTAGGATggtatttttattttattttccctttccttttctttctcctcggCTGTCATGTGTAACCTTCTGTGAAAGGCCAACCGACGGCTGGTGAGCTGCAAAGCGCTTCAGCTGCGCCGCGATGCAGCATAAGCCATGCGTCACGGTGGTGTGAGAGCGAACAACACCGTGCGCCTGCTACAGgcaagggagggaggcgtCAGCCCTAGCCAGCACTCCGTCGGGCGGGTACTCAGCCCGGAGCTGATCTTATTGTCGCTGCTGTGACCCGCGGCATCATGATATCGGTTTACGAATTTCAAATGCAAGAAAACTGATGAAATGTCAGGCTTTCCTCCCCGCTTTCCCTCCTCCCGCGCCTCGCCCCTAAATCCATGTCGCGGCGCCCGATGGTCTGATTGATGTGCCGGGTAACGAGAACGTGGTTGGATGTCTCAAAAGTCTGGGCGAACCCGTGTCTGCACGAAACTGGAGCAGCCACTTGCAAAAGGGGAGCCTTCACTC
The genomic region above belongs to Colletotrichum higginsianum IMI 349063 chromosome 2, whole genome shotgun sequence and contains:
- a CDS encoding Glycosyltransferase family 2, translated to MRHPPAPPPPIGEISRPPLSPLSGVTTPARSQRSLSIPRPFGSRIQSQGSQSVVGFTTEDLPFGVRTPGSVGHRSWQSRGGESAASFQSSVMQEEAKLRWDSDSELKMVSKSLLRFQKWCLLIGLLCINAALIYVSFTYHVAHYFFMVLLSSNTVLQFIMIVFILGHFIFKTIFFCFRRKEKVPETPERMVMLLPCYNETLEELTRSLDSLVVQKNIDDHPRMIFIVVDGNVKGAGMAKTTQEYLLQDILEPGPTRFFENGYRARDGLFMPTKIQTGYYKGIPYVFVGKRYNQGKRDSLCFARSFLYHFHKRSINVMTMFSNELFEHLGNAFVSQGIDNAEYLVGMDADTVFDEYCIWEMLREIRKNPKLVGVCGHVCVDYDGRNWGLWSLYQSVEYSQTQGLRRMFQSRITGKVNCLPGCCQLIKIDEATFGDEVLRQRFGYCPKPNDLMTQHIMGNYSEDSIHASIIFSLFPQRQTAQALRAKAFTIVPQDWKVFLSQRKRWALGSISNEFVMIFRPGIIPIERLQSIIAVMTWFITPFIMAAVIALIIILIRRGDELVRDPVFMSLFALLLFRYIYSFCIGFWLPRNMLERMQYFVGYFFHLCTSPFLNMIILGYSLVYSDDFKWGKTREVVKGDDEKVDAEGGRGTL